One Fuerstiella marisgermanici DNA window includes the following coding sequences:
- a CDS encoding NADH-quinone oxidoreductase subunit C has product MNINDIHSILLEKFGEAAVGSAPVEATDPWIVVSPESIVEVGTFVRDDERLQFDHLNDLCGCDYFEPDEKKAAKFGHDPHIEVVYNLSSIELKHYLKLKVILPRWKDDVDGQLPEAPSVSTVWKIADWHEREAYDLVGIHFTNHPNLRRILCPEDWVGHALRKDYDFPLEYHGVRGR; this is encoded by the coding sequence ATGAATATCAACGACATCCATTCCATACTGCTGGAAAAGTTTGGCGAAGCTGCTGTTGGTAGCGCCCCGGTCGAAGCCACCGATCCGTGGATCGTTGTCAGCCCGGAGAGCATCGTCGAAGTTGGCACGTTTGTGCGTGACGACGAACGTCTTCAGTTTGATCACCTCAATGATTTGTGTGGGTGTGATTACTTTGAGCCGGATGAGAAGAAGGCAGCAAAGTTCGGGCACGATCCGCACATCGAAGTTGTCTACAACCTGTCGAGTATTGAACTGAAGCACTACTTGAAGCTGAAAGTCATTCTGCCACGCTGGAAGGATGACGTCGATGGTCAGCTTCCGGAAGCACCATCGGTGAGCACCGTTTGGAAGATCGCTGACTGGCACGAACGCGAGGCCTACGATCTTGTCGGCATTCACTTCACCAATCATCCCAATCTCAGACGTATCCTGTGCCCCGAAGACTGGGTCGGACATGCTCTGCGAAAAGACTACGACTTCCCTCTGGAATACCACGGCGTTCGAGGCCGATAA